A region from the Beduinella massiliensis genome encodes:
- a CDS encoding insulinase family protein, translated as MKRTGRLLFALCLTAALAFCALGAQADGTKGTLPDVGERMNGFVTTAAGEIPSAGAETRTLTHEVSGATLYLIQNDDPELAFQIGYRTPYLDETDANHVFEHAVLASSDKYPSKNLFFNLAGGTYSTFVNAQTTLVNTTYPLASLSEEQLLKMMDAYLSCLTAPGILEEENFFKREAIRYSLYEPDGPITLSGTVLNEDTGSLTDTTWETSRGLLRALYPGKAAGNMLGRANLNYRDLTYENTMKVYELAYAFDNALIVLYGDMDFARVTAFLDEAYLAQSPARGTDLTGYFHEDVEPGFVRQELDTPAYQGSATEDASTILYGFTCPDATQEQLVAAALLVNLLNRDGSPLQKRMREAGVAQAAQGTIETSAMPTIMFSLVDARPEQQEALRAAVDGALQEVSDRGFDPTFLDGALHSLSLGNKLQREANSLGIALAETIGRYWAITERADVLETDEALFRTIQEEGDAPLRAVAALLIEAPRRALVCGTPRPGLAEALDQEREDYLADMKRAMTDDEIQALIEETAAFDAWNAEETVNYNFSIPVEDLPDPQEYPEVRRETADGVTWRTVPAKAEVLKVQLYFDTDFVAEEDLPYLVLYTRLVGGLATQTMTKEETELAVARQAYGLSISSTGFADESADGLRPMLCAEFIAEPEEAAQGARLCLALLSQTRFDERDALLAQADQILLGLNLARPDDPFGWVVTGSYGGLEKPLTYTRYLKVESYRVLKAALSAAKESPEGFEALRAKLEDIREKLLRRGGVDVVICGEEAQAQALREALAPELAALRERETPAHDYSLIRESARRWGGITEAADQSVAMSVPIDGVVEGRFLPFLTAVEDRVLTPELRYAGYVYSAGTGLALSLYACQYTANDVGLANTVALFEALPENIRGLSLTQEALDGYTQMSYGMQTVPMGPLTLAEMAAWVDMRGYDAQALRETIADMRNARVEDQEEAAQAFARAMEDAALVVLGTEKQLTENAELFDEVVDLRN; from the coding sequence GTGAAGAGGACGGGACGACTGCTTTTCGCGCTGTGCCTGACGGCGGCGCTCGCGTTTTGCGCGCTGGGGGCGCAGGCGGACGGGACAAAGGGGACGCTGCCGGACGTGGGGGAGCGCATGAACGGCTTTGTGACGACGGCGGCGGGCGAGATCCCCTCGGCGGGGGCGGAGACGCGCACGCTTACGCACGAGGTCAGCGGGGCGACGCTCTACCTCATTCAAAATGACGACCCGGAGCTGGCCTTTCAGATCGGCTACCGCACGCCCTATCTGGACGAGACGGACGCGAACCACGTCTTCGAGCACGCGGTGCTCGCCTCCTCGGACAAGTATCCGAGCAAAAACCTATTCTTCAACCTGGCCGGCGGCACGTACAGCACGTTCGTCAACGCGCAGACGACGCTGGTGAACACCACATACCCGCTCGCGTCGCTGAGCGAGGAGCAGCTGCTCAAGATGATGGACGCGTACCTGAGCTGCCTGACGGCTCCGGGGATTCTGGAGGAGGAGAACTTTTTCAAGCGCGAGGCGATCCGCTATTCGCTGTACGAGCCGGACGGCCCCATCACCCTGTCGGGCACCGTTCTCAACGAGGACACCGGCTCTCTGACCGATACCACGTGGGAAACCTCCAGGGGGCTTTTGCGGGCGCTCTATCCGGGAAAGGCGGCGGGCAATATGCTCGGCCGGGCGAACCTGAATTACCGGGACCTCACCTACGAGAACACGATGAAGGTGTACGAGCTCGCCTACGCCTTTGACAACGCGCTGATCGTCCTCTACGGCGACATGGACTTTGCGCGCGTGACGGCCTTTCTGGACGAGGCCTACCTCGCGCAGTCGCCCGCGCGGGGCACCGACCTGACGGGGTACTTTCACGAGGACGTGGAGCCCGGGTTCGTGCGCCAGGAGCTGGACACGCCCGCCTATCAGGGCAGCGCGACGGAGGACGCCTCGACGATCCTCTATGGCTTCACCTGCCCCGACGCGACGCAGGAGCAGCTTGTCGCGGCAGCCCTGCTCGTCAACCTGCTGAACCGGGACGGCTCGCCCCTGCAAAAGCGCATGCGCGAGGCGGGCGTAGCGCAGGCGGCGCAGGGCACGATAGAGACAAGCGCCATGCCGACCATCATGTTCAGCCTCGTGGACGCGCGGCCTGAGCAGCAGGAGGCGCTGCGCGCGGCGGTGGACGGGGCGCTTCAGGAGGTGTCGGACCGTGGCTTCGACCCGACGTTCCTGGACGGCGCGCTGCACAGCTTGAGCCTCGGAAACAAGCTGCAGCGCGAGGCGAACTCGCTCGGCATCGCGTTGGCGGAAACGATTGGGAGATATTGGGCCATCACCGAGCGGGCGGACGTGCTGGAGACGGACGAGGCGCTGTTCAGAACCATACAGGAGGAGGGCGACGCCCCCCTGCGGGCGGTGGCTGCGCTGCTGATCGAGGCGCCCCGGCGCGCGCTCGTGTGCGGCACGCCCCGGCCCGGGCTGGCGGAGGCGCTCGACCAGGAGCGCGAGGACTACCTCGCGGACATGAAGCGCGCGATGACGGACGATGAGATTCAGGCGCTGATCGAGGAGACGGCGGCCTTCGACGCCTGGAACGCGGAGGAGACGGTCAACTACAACTTCTCCATCCCGGTGGAGGATCTGCCCGACCCGCAGGAGTACCCGGAGGTGCGCAGGGAGACGGCGGACGGCGTGACCTGGCGCACCGTGCCCGCCAAGGCCGAGGTGCTGAAGGTGCAGCTCTATTTCGACACGGACTTCGTCGCGGAGGAGGACCTGCCCTACCTTGTGCTGTACACGCGCCTGGTGGGCGGGCTGGCCACGCAGACGATGACGAAGGAGGAGACGGAGCTCGCGGTCGCCCGGCAGGCGTACGGGCTGAGCATCTCTTCCACGGGGTTCGCGGACGAATCGGCGGACGGCTTGCGTCCCATGCTGTGCGCTGAATTCATCGCGGAGCCGGAGGAGGCCGCGCAGGGGGCGCGGCTCTGCCTCGCGCTGCTTTCGCAGACCCGCTTTGACGAGCGCGACGCGCTGCTCGCGCAGGCGGATCAGATTTTGCTGGGGCTGAACCTCGCGCGCCCGGACGATCCCTTTGGCTGGGTGGTGACGGGGAGCTACGGAGGGCTTGAGAAGCCGCTCACCTACACCCGGTACCTGAAGGTGGAGAGCTATCGCGTCCTCAAGGCGGCGCTGTCCGCGGCCAAGGAATCGCCCGAGGGCTTTGAGGCCCTGCGGGCGAAGCTGGAGGATATCAGGGAGAAGCTGCTGCGGCGGGGCGGCGTGGACGTCGTGATCTGCGGCGAGGAGGCGCAGGCGCAGGCGCTGCGGGAGGCGCTCGCGCCGGAGCTCGCGGCCCTTCGCGAGCGCGAGACCCCCGCGCACGACTACAGCTTGATACGGGAGAGCGCGCGCCGCTGGGGCGGCATCACCGAGGCCGCCGATCAGTCCGTGGCGATGAGCGTACCGATCGACGGCGTGGTCGAGGGGCGCTTCCTGCCCTTCCTGACGGCGGTCGAGGACCGCGTGCTGACGCCCGAACTGCGCTACGCGGGCTACGTCTATTCCGCAGGCACCGGGCTCGCGCTGTCCCTGTACGCCTGCCAGTATACCGCGAACGACGTGGGCCTCGCGAACACGGTGGCGCTCTTCGAGGCGCTGCCGGAGAACATCCGCGGCCTGAGCCTGACGCAGGAGGCGCTCGACGGCTATACGCAGATGTCTTACGGCATGCAGACGGTTCCCATGGGCCCGCTGACCCTGGCGGAGATGGCCGCCTGGGTAGACATGCGGGGCTACGACGCGCAGGCGCTCCGCGAGACGATCGCGGACATGCGAAACGCGCGCGTGGAGGATCAGGAGGAGGCCGCGCAGGCCTTTGCGCGCGCGATGGAAGACGCCGCGCTGGTGGTGCTGGGCACGGAAAAGCAGCTGACGGAAAACGCGGAGCTCTTCGACGAGGTCGTGGACCTGCGCAACTGA
- a CDS encoding ATP-binding protein, whose product MRLVDSLMVLLFPFLDSLPFTLPRYWLFRDRLRIPLRFVVLLQVLLASLNSAVFYLINLDGYAAAARWTTLIRYAFLLVYMALGFALIRDSFPKLMFTYLLLLSWSFFVYGNANYVESRFFWDFSDRHPYLVYNAARVAVYLVTCPFLLHFYSHTVADALRINDRTLWRYLWVIPLFSALFGMLYCTTQDVYAYASWQFLVSRYLMLLGSCYVSYVALRVLTISRSRAQLEEALRYADRSLIAQKKQFDSLSAHMDEMRRARHDLRQHLAVVQSFIDRDDKAGLSEYIDIYKSELPPDTLELYCRDDVVNAVLCYYASQARGSRIRFEAKVDYPADCPVSATDITVLLGNLLENAVEACRREPIERRLIRLKVARRGGAALLVLADNPCLAPVSFEDGLPLSSKRAGHGIGAASVREIAVRYGGEARFEQRDGMFRASVFLSLAQEKEAAV is encoded by the coding sequence ATGCGACTGGTCGATTCCCTGATGGTGCTGCTGTTCCCGTTTCTCGATTCCCTGCCCTTCACCCTGCCCCGGTACTGGCTCTTCCGGGACAGGCTGCGCATCCCCCTGCGCTTCGTCGTCCTGCTTCAGGTGCTGCTCGCCTCGCTCAACAGCGCGGTCTTCTACCTCATAAACCTGGACGGCTACGCGGCGGCGGCGCGGTGGACGACGCTCATCCGCTACGCCTTCCTGCTGGTCTACATGGCCCTGGGCTTCGCGCTGATCCGCGACAGCTTTCCCAAGCTGATGTTCACCTACCTGCTGCTGCTCTCGTGGTCGTTCTTCGTGTACGGCAACGCCAACTACGTCGAAAGCCGCTTCTTCTGGGACTTCTCGGACCGGCATCCGTACCTCGTCTACAACGCCGCCCGCGTCGCGGTTTACCTCGTCACCTGCCCGTTCCTGCTGCACTTTTACAGCCATACGGTGGCGGACGCGCTCAGGATCAACGACCGGACGCTCTGGCGCTACCTGTGGGTTATCCCGCTGTTTTCCGCGTTGTTCGGCATGCTCTACTGCACCACGCAGGACGTGTACGCCTACGCCTCCTGGCAGTTCCTCGTCAGCCGCTACCTCATGCTGCTGGGCTCCTGCTACGTATCGTACGTCGCCCTGCGGGTGCTGACGATCTCCCGCAGCCGCGCGCAGCTCGAGGAGGCGCTCCGCTACGCGGACCGCAGCCTGATCGCCCAGAAGAAGCAGTTCGACAGCCTCTCCGCCCACATGGACGAGATGCGCAGGGCGCGCCACGACCTGCGCCAGCACCTGGCGGTGGTGCAGTCCTTCATCGACCGGGACGACAAGGCGGGCCTTTCGGAGTACATCGACATCTACAAGAGCGAGCTGCCGCCCGACACGCTGGAGCTGTACTGCCGCGACGACGTGGTGAACGCCGTCCTGTGCTACTACGCCTCGCAGGCGCGGGGCAGCAGGATTCGCTTCGAGGCGAAGGTGGACTACCCGGCGGACTGCCCGGTCTCCGCCACGGACATCACGGTGCTGCTGGGCAACCTGCTGGAAAACGCGGTGGAGGCCTGCCGCCGCGAGCCGATAGAGCGCCGCCTGATTCGCCTGAAGGTGGCGCGGCGGGGCGGGGCGGCGCTGCTCGTGCTCGCGGACAACCCCTGCCTCGCGCCCGTGTCCTTCGAGGACGGTCTGCCCCTGTCCTCCAAGCGGGCGGGCCACGGCATCGGCGCGGCCTCCGTGCGCGAAATCGCCGTCCGCTACGGCGGCGAGGCGCGCTTTGAGCAGCGCGACGGCATGTTCCGCGCCTCCGTCTTCCTCAGCCTCGCGCAGGAAAAGGAAGCGGCCGTGTAA
- a CDS encoding response regulator, translating to MKIAVVDDLAACRAQVCACLRRYLAQRYAGEAPVVDEFSSGEALLERFAPAAYDLIFLDQFMEGLSGLDTARRIRARDNLVPLVFVTTSRDHAIDSFGVRACGYLVKPFADEDFARTMEAAGLARIRAARFIRLDREKLLLRDILYCDQDDHYVQLHTGGRGLLRLRLPFAELTRTLSPYPQFLNCYRCCIVNLDRVERMDSLSFVMDTGERVPFSQRDRKKIEALYHDYLFAREREEELL from the coding sequence ATGAAGATCGCCGTCGTGGACGACCTGGCCGCGTGCCGCGCGCAGGTGTGCGCGTGCCTGCGGCGCTACCTCGCGCAAAGATACGCCGGGGAAGCGCCCGTGGTAGACGAGTTTTCCAGCGGGGAGGCGCTGCTCGAGCGCTTCGCGCCGGCGGCCTACGACCTGATCTTCCTCGATCAGTTCATGGAGGGGCTCTCCGGCCTCGACACGGCCCGGCGCATCCGTGCGCGGGACAACCTGGTGCCGCTGGTGTTCGTCACCACCAGCCGCGACCACGCCATCGACAGCTTCGGCGTGCGGGCCTGCGGCTACCTGGTGAAGCCCTTCGCGGACGAGGACTTCGCGCGCACGATGGAGGCCGCCGGGCTGGCGCGCATTCGGGCCGCGCGCTTTATCCGCCTGGATCGCGAAAAGCTCCTCCTGCGCGACATCCTCTACTGCGACCAGGACGACCACTACGTGCAGCTCCATACGGGGGGCCGCGGCCTGCTGCGCCTGCGCCTGCCCTTCGCGGAGCTGACGCGGACGCTTTCGCCCTACCCGCAGTTCCTGAACTGCTACCGGTGCTGCATCGTCAATCTGGACCGGGTGGAGCGCATGGACAGCCTGTCCTTCGTGATGGATACGGGCGAGCGGGTTCCCTTCTCCCAGCGGGACCGCAAAAAGATCGAGGCGCTGTATCACGACTACCTGTTTGCGCGCGAGAGGGAGGAAGAGCTGCTGTGA
- a CDS encoding InlB B-repeat-containing protein translates to MLQSTKLYCGGEGLAALDVSDSPRLQEIRCSDSAGLRTLRLGRQEALAKLDCANTGIGELDVSDCPALTGLNCSGSAGLRALRLGENGALLSLACCNTGLSALDVSGCGALEWLDCAGTGIGELDVSGCARLRRLNCAGSAGLRTLRLGRQAALTELYCYGTGLRELDVTGCGALEWLECAGNPALRALTPGGRLQYLRCADTGLRELDVSGCGALEWLECDGCRDLRTLRLGRQAALRYLACGGTGLRELDVSGCPNLREFACGELALERFVTREGHALHLRAAGGAVSLSDYEPATARVRLTASADGGARFAGWLGLPGDAVAAQGSCAFTLDRDVSVGALFESARERTAFWWAAPCGDTPAAKAPLCRALP, encoded by the coding sequence TTGCTTCAATCGACAAAGCTGTACTGCGGCGGCGAGGGGCTCGCGGCGCTGGACGTGTCGGACTCCCCGCGCCTGCAGGAGATCAGGTGCTCCGACAGCGCGGGCCTGCGGACGCTGCGGCTGGGGCGGCAGGAAGCGCTGGCGAAGCTGGACTGCGCGAACACCGGCATCGGGGAGCTGGACGTGTCGGACTGCCCGGCGCTCACGGGGCTGAATTGCAGCGGCAGCGCGGGGCTGCGGGCGCTGCGGCTGGGGGAAAACGGGGCACTTTTGAGCCTCGCGTGCTGCAACACAGGGCTTTCGGCGCTGGACGTTTCGGGCTGCGGCGCGCTGGAATGGCTGGACTGCGCGGGCACCGGCATCGGGGAGCTGGACGTTTCGGGCTGCGCGCGGCTGCGGCGGCTGAACTGCGCGGGGAGCGCGGGGCTGCGGACGCTGCGGCTGGGGCGGCAGGCGGCGCTCACGGAGCTATACTGCTACGGCACGGGGCTGCGGGAGCTGGACGTCACGGGCTGCGGCGCGCTGGAATGGCTGGAGTGCGCGGGCAACCCGGCGCTGCGGGCGCTCACCCCCGGCGGGCGGCTGCAATACCTGCGCTGCGCGGACACGGGGCTGCGGGAGCTGGACGTTTCGGGCTGCGGCGCGCTGGAGTGGCTGGAGTGCGACGGGTGCCGGGACCTGCGGACGCTGCGGCTGGGGCGGCAGGCGGCGCTGCGCTACCTCGCCTGCGGGGGCACGGGGCTGCGGGAGCTGGACGTTTCGGGCTGCCCGAACCTGCGGGAGTTCGCCTGCGGGGAGCTCGCACTGGAGCGCTTCGTCACGCGCGAGGGGCACGCGCTGCATCTCCGGGCGGCGGGCGGCGCGGTATCGCTTTCCGACTACGAGCCCGCGACGGCGCGGGTGCGGCTCACGGCCTCGGCGGACGGGGGAGCCCGGTTCGCCGGGTGGCTGGGGCTGCCCGGGGACGCGGTCGCCGCGCAGGGCTCGTGCGCGTTCACGCTTGACCGGGACGTCTCCGTGGGCGCCCTATTTGAAAGCGCGCGCGAGCGGACGGCCTTCTGGTGGGCCGCTCCGTGCGGGGATACGCCCGCCGCGAAGGCCCCCCTGTGCCGGGCCCTGCCGTGA
- a CDS encoding sigma-70 family RNA polymerase sigma factor codes for MTTCTFVGSEVYDLDLYERLQGAVEEAVREAEEVEFLFYRRGAAFSHLCYMAALRAKRLYPSKKISLTLLVRAGEAKTEDLYGWMWRELPCWAFDRVAPVRMEPGEAERSACPWKRIERWMVRRSDVVIGSCYAGLRDGGYELLRYAAHRRNVRTVNLACGETESFIREAVQKLPPAERSIVEQIDAGRTFRAIAQEAGVSPAAIHVKADRGRRRLRKMAGERLKRMRGKRKADVPAVCGVLLPDGAMGGERFRQMAEILAVDLDVRAFMTLRGSCAPERMFSRFHGRALEWTVVTHDPELAREAEDARAGQPALSPVRYLYVEAEGKPAWARTLRAVRAVLERCDYLICDMRALPGVRVRRSVEGQRGVTVIDLGNAPRVLEPRAMDAWE; via the coding sequence ATGACAACCTGCACATTTGTGGGGAGCGAGGTGTACGACCTCGACCTGTACGAGCGGCTTCAAGGCGCGGTGGAAGAGGCGGTTCGCGAGGCGGAGGAGGTCGAATTCCTGTTTTACCGGCGGGGAGCGGCGTTCAGCCACCTGTGCTACATGGCGGCGCTGCGGGCAAAGCGGCTTTATCCGAGCAAGAAGATCAGCCTGACGCTGCTGGTCCGGGCGGGCGAGGCGAAGACGGAGGACTTATACGGGTGGATGTGGCGGGAGCTGCCGTGCTGGGCCTTTGACCGGGTGGCGCCCGTGCGGATGGAGCCGGGGGAGGCGGAGCGTTCCGCCTGCCCGTGGAAGCGGATCGAGCGATGGATGGTGCGCCGGTCGGACGTGGTCATCGGCTCCTGCTACGCGGGGCTGCGGGACGGTGGATACGAGCTGCTCAGGTACGCGGCGCACCGGCGGAACGTGCGCACGGTGAACCTCGCGTGCGGGGAGACGGAAAGCTTCATTCGGGAGGCCGTGCAAAAGCTGCCGCCGGCGGAGCGCTCCATCGTAGAGCAGATCGACGCGGGGCGCACGTTCCGCGCCATCGCGCAGGAGGCGGGCGTTTCGCCGGCGGCGATCCATGTGAAGGCGGACAGGGGCAGAAGACGCCTGCGGAAAATGGCCGGGGAGCGGCTGAAGCGGATGCGCGGGAAGCGGAAGGCGGACGTCCCGGCGGTCTGCGGCGTCCTCCTGCCGGATGGGGCCATGGGCGGCGAGCGGTTCCGGCAGATGGCGGAAATCCTCGCAGTGGACCTGGACGTCCGCGCGTTCATGACGCTGCGGGGGAGCTGCGCGCCCGAGCGCATGTTCAGCCGCTTTCACGGGCGGGCGCTGGAATGGACGGTGGTGACCCACGACCCGGAGCTGGCCCGCGAGGCGGAGGACGCGCGGGCCGGGCAGCCCGCGTTGTCCCCCGTGCGGTACCTGTACGTCGAGGCGGAGGGAAAACCGGCGTGGGCGCGCACCCTGCGGGCCGTCCGGGCGGTGCTGGAGCGGTGCGATTACCTGATATGCGACATGCGCGCGCTCCCCGGCGTCCGCGTGCGGCGCAGCGTCGAGGGGCAGCGGGGCGTCACCGTGATCGACCTGGGGAACGCCCCGCGCGTGCTGGAACCGCGGGCGATGGATGCGTGGGAATGA